GGTTGCTGCTTTATTAATAGCAAGCGACTGAATAACGACAAACAAAAAAAAACGGTGAACAGAAAAACAGTAAACAAAAAAACGGTGAACAAAAAAACGATATACCCAAAACAGTAAACAAAAAAAACGGTGAACAAACTGCGTTATCATTCTGCAGAGTGTCCACCGTTTTACCGTTGTTTATTCTATACCTTTACAGTTTCAACTTCTTACTTACGGATTTCGATTCATTATGAAGACGGTCCAAAGCAGTCACTACATAACGGTATTTTGTTTTTCCTGTTTCGTATGGGAGTTTGTAGAACGGATTGCGGGTGATAGCTACAATATGTGAAGGATCGTCAAGGTTCACTTTTTCTTTTCCGCTAAAGCGATAGACTACATATTGAACTGCCTTATCCATTTCTGTTTCTGCTTTCGGAGCAGTCCAGAAAAGGATATAGCCGTCTTCTGTCCATACCTTTTTCATCTTGCGCACTTTGCCCGGAGCCTTGTTATCCATAAAGTCAAAGACAGGAATCAATGCAGGATACTTATGATATTCACTCACTAAAGCATCGCGGTATCTTCCCTGATTTTCGACAACCGCTGCCGCATACCATTGGCAACTGCCTCCGATTGTTTGATAAGCACGCTGCAAAGCCATCTTTCGTGGAAGCTGGTTGATGGAAGGATTCTGCGGGTCGGCATGCTGGATAGTGTTCGGCACAGACTGACCGATAAACAACGGACGGTTTTCCGAATGGGTAGCCCACCATTTCACCAATGTCTCATAGTCGGCAGCCTTATGGCCGATTTGCCAGTAAATCTGCGGAATATTATAATCAATCCATCCCTCACGTGCCCAATGCAGGACATCGGCATACAAGTCATCGTAATTCTGCAAACCATTCGTATTACTTCCCAACGGGTCGCTCTTCTGATTACGATAGATACCAAACGGACTGATACCGAACTTCACCCATGGCTTGATGCCACGGATAGTCTCGTGAAGTTTCTTTATCAACACATTGACATTACTACGACGCCAGTCTGCCTTACTTGTAAAACCTCCACCATAACGGGCAAAGCTCGCATCATCCGGGAAGTCCAGTCCTTTCACCGGATAAGGATAGAAATAATCATCCATGTGGATAGCGTCCACATCATAGCGGGACACGATATCGGTCACGATCTTACAGATGTATTCCCGGCTTTCGGGAAGTGCCGGGTCGAAGTATAGCTGATCGCCATAAGTAATGAACCATTCCGGATGCTGGTGGTAAATATGTTCCGGAGCCAATTCATTTTTTAATGAAGTCTTCACACGGTAAGGATTGATCCAGGCATGAAATTCCATATTCCGTTTCTTACACTCTTCAATCATAAACTGCATCGGGTCCCACATAGGAGAAGGCGTCTGTCCTTGCGTACCGGTCAGGAAGCGGCTCCACGGTTCATATTGGGAAGCGTATAATGCATCCGCTTCGGGACGTACTTGAAAGATAATCGCATTAATGCCGGCTCCTTGAAGAGAATTCAACTGGCTAATCAATATTTGCTTCAGTCGCTCTGTGGGAATGCCACGAAACTGGCTATTGACAGCCTGTATCCATGCTCCACGGAATTCACGTTTGGGATATTTATTGCCTGATGGCACCTGTGCCCTTACTCCCACCGCAAGAAGAAGAGCCAAAAGTAAAAGATAGTTTTTCAGCTTCATAATATTCTTAAATCGTAATAATGTGACGCAAAGATAATACAAACTCCCGATAAATTCGCTAACTTTGCCGACTACCATAAAACAAGGAGTATTTTATGTCAGAAAACAACTATATTTCGATAAAAGGTGCACGAGTAAACAACCTGAAAAACATCGATGTAGATATACCACGCAACAAACTTGTTGTAATCACCGGATTGTCGGGTTCCGGCAAATCATCACTTGCTTTTGATACCCTTTATGCAGAGGGACAACGCCGCTACGTAGAAAGCTTGAGCAGCTATGCGCGTCAGTTTCTGGGGAGAATGAGCAAGCCGGAATGTGACTTTATCAAAGGGATTCCGCCCGCCATTGCCATCGAACAGAAAGTGAATAGCCGCAATCCGCGTTCTACGGTGGGCACCTCGACCGAGATTTACGAATATCTCCGCCTGCTGTACTCCCGGGTGGGAAAAACGTATAGTCCCATCAGCGGGCAGGAAGTGAAGAAACACTCCACGGAAGACATCGTCAACTGCATGCTCTCCTATCCGGAAGGTACGAGATATACGGTGCTGACCCCCATCCGCCTGCGTGAAGGCCGCACCTTGCAACAGCAATTGGAAATAGACCTGAAACAAGGATTCAACCGTATCGAAGTGAACGGTGAAATGAAACGAATCGATGAATACACGCCCGTGGCAGGTGATGAAGTCTACCTGTTGGTCGACCGTATGGCGGTAACCACCAGCAAGGACGCCATCAGCCGGCTCACCGACTCTGCCGAAACAGCCATGTACGAAGGTGACGGAACCTGCATGCTGCGTTTTTATCTATCGGATGGCACCACCAAACTTCATACTTTCAGCACGAAATTCGAAGCGGACGGCATCGTCTTTGAAGAACCGAACGACCAGATGTTCTCGTTCAACTCGCCTATCGGTGCTTGTCCGGAGTGCGAAGGATTCGGTAAAGTGGTCGGTATTGACGAGCACTTAGTCGTTCCGGATCGTTCATTATCGGTGTATGAAGGAGCTATCGTATGCTGGCGCGGCGAAAAGATGGGTGAATGGAAAGACGAATTGATTCACAATGCGGAAAAATTCGACTTCCCCATTTTCACTCCTTATTATGAGTTGACAGACGCTCAACGCCGGTTGCTTTGGGAAGGCAACCCATATTTCCACGGCATCAATGATTTCTTCAAGATGCTGGAAGAGAATCAATATAAGATACAATACCGGGTGATGCTGGCACGCTACCGTGGAAAGACGCTTTGCCCGAAATGCCACGGCACCCGCCTGAAACCGGAAGCCGGATATGTACGGGTGGGCGGTAAGAATATCTCCGAACTGGTAGATTTACCTATTACGGAATTAAAGCAGTTCTTTGACCATCTGGAGCTGGACGAGCACGACAGCAATGTGTCCCGACGTATTCTGGTTGAAATCAATAGCCGGATTCGCTTTCTGATTGATGTAGGTTTGGGCTATCTGACGCTGAACCGGCTCAGCAATTCCTTATCGGGCGGAGAAAGCCAGCGTATCAATCTGGCAACCTCGCTGGGAAGTAGTCTTGTTGGCAGCCTTTATATTCTCGACGAGCCAAGTATCGGACTGCATAGCCGTGATACAGACCGCCTGCTTCATGTGTTGCGCCAACTGCAACAATTAGGTAATACGGTAGTGGTGGTAGAGCACGACGAAGAGATTATCCGTGCCGCGGATTACATTATCGACATAGGTCCTAATGCCGGACGTCTGGGCGGAGAGGTTGTCTACCAAGGCGATATGAAGGATTTGAAGAAGGGAAGCAACAGCTATACGGTACGTTATCTTTTGGGAGAAGATGAAATACCCGTTCCGGAGCATCGCCGGCCGTGGAATAACTATATCGAATTGAAAGGCGCACGTGAGAATAATCTGAAAGGAGTAAACGTACGCTTCCCGCTCAATGTAATGACAGTCGTTACGGGTGTTTCCGGTTCCGGAAAGAGTACACTGGTGAGAGACATTTTCTTCCGGGCATTGAAACGTGAATTAGACGAATGCAGTGACCGGCCGGGAGAATTCTCTTCAATCGGAGGAAGTTTGCGCGACCTTCGGAATGTAGAATTTGTAGACCAGAACCCGATTGGCAAATCATCGCGCTCAAATCCGGTGACTTACATCAAGGCTTACGATGAAATCCGCAAACTATGGTCTGAACAACCTTTGGCGAAGCAAATGGGATATACTCCCGGATTCTTCAGTTTCAATAGCGAAGGCGGCCGTTGCGAAGAGTGTAAAGGAGAAGGAACCATTACTGTAGAGATGCAATTTATGGCAGATTTG
The Bacteroides caecimuris DNA segment above includes these coding regions:
- a CDS encoding glycoside hydrolase family 10 protein gives rise to the protein MVVGKVSEFIGSLYYLCVTLLRFKNIMKLKNYLLLLALLLAVGVRAQVPSGNKYPKREFRGAWIQAVNSQFRGIPTERLKQILISQLNSLQGAGINAIIFQVRPEADALYASQYEPWSRFLTGTQGQTPSPMWDPMQFMIEECKKRNMEFHAWINPYRVKTSLKNELAPEHIYHQHPEWFITYGDQLYFDPALPESREYICKIVTDIVSRYDVDAIHMDDYFYPYPVKGLDFPDDASFARYGGGFTSKADWRRSNVNVLIKKLHETIRGIKPWVKFGISPFGIYRNQKSDPLGSNTNGLQNYDDLYADVLHWAREGWIDYNIPQIYWQIGHKAADYETLVKWWATHSENRPLFIGQSVPNTIQHADPQNPSINQLPRKMALQRAYQTIGGSCQWYAAAVVENQGRYRDALVSEYHKYPALIPVFDFMDNKAPGKVRKMKKVWTEDGYILFWTAPKAETEMDKAVQYVVYRFSGKEKVNLDDPSHIVAITRNPFYKLPYETGKTKYRYVVTALDRLHNESKSVSKKLKL
- the uvrA gene encoding excinuclease ABC subunit UvrA is translated as MSENNYISIKGARVNNLKNIDVDIPRNKLVVITGLSGSGKSSLAFDTLYAEGQRRYVESLSSYARQFLGRMSKPECDFIKGIPPAIAIEQKVNSRNPRSTVGTSTEIYEYLRLLYSRVGKTYSPISGQEVKKHSTEDIVNCMLSYPEGTRYTVLTPIRLREGRTLQQQLEIDLKQGFNRIEVNGEMKRIDEYTPVAGDEVYLLVDRMAVTTSKDAISRLTDSAETAMYEGDGTCMLRFYLSDGTTKLHTFSTKFEADGIVFEEPNDQMFSFNSPIGACPECEGFGKVVGIDEHLVVPDRSLSVYEGAIVCWRGEKMGEWKDELIHNAEKFDFPIFTPYYELTDAQRRLLWEGNPYFHGINDFFKMLEENQYKIQYRVMLARYRGKTLCPKCHGTRLKPEAGYVRVGGKNISELVDLPITELKQFFDHLELDEHDSNVSRRILVEINSRIRFLIDVGLGYLTLNRLSNSLSGGESQRINLATSLGSSLVGSLYILDEPSIGLHSRDTDRLLHVLRQLQQLGNTVVVVEHDEEIIRAADYIIDIGPNAGRLGGEVVYQGDMKDLKKGSNSYTVRYLLGEDEIPVPEHRRPWNNYIELKGARENNLKGVNVRFPLNVMTVVTGVSGSGKSTLVRDIFFRALKRELDECSDRPGEFSSIGGSLRDLRNVEFVDQNPIGKSSRSNPVTYIKAYDEIRKLWSEQPLAKQMGYTPGFFSFNSEGGRCEECKGEGTITVEMQFMADLVLECESCRGKRFKSDTLEVKFNDKSIYDVLEMTVNQAIEFFNEHGQKKIVKKLLPLQDVGLGYIKLGQASSTLSGGENQRVKLAFYLSQEKADPTMFIFDEPTTGLHFHDIRKLLDAFDALIRRGHSIVIIEHNMDVIKCADYVIDLGPEGGDKGGNIVAAGTPEEVAACGASYTGQFLREKLG